In a single window of the Drosophila subpulchrella strain 33 F10 #4 breed RU33 chromosome X, RU_Dsub_v1.1 Primary Assembly, whole genome shotgun sequence genome:
- the LOC119557147 gene encoding E3 ubiquitin-protein ligase UBR1 isoform X2, with the protein MFKEALAKEEIIDVLVEFMLGDNPASALEKLRLEGNTATVCGKVFKNGEPTYSCRECGVDPTCVLCVNCFKRSAHRFHKYKMSTSGGGGCCDCGDDEAWKKDHYCQLHLANRKNPLESKILTDAVLERAEICFGAILAFCVNYLEIEPNASLQCLDGNVEGGQVDGAQYCTVLYNDESHTFDQVIQTLTKIAKCKQKDAMEIVAAIDREGRAVVKCDTFKECNDLKSAIENQMIPASALLSNSRNNQSLRTSVLHIGAVACQQFALQLLGWFQEFLVRHYLFRKTFTELVQRKQEAFCIRHILEYDVKLWKTARTCWHRLLISGMLMEYDNKMVLAQEFSRRYATIVEDFISDDHDHAFSIVSLSVQLFTVPSIAHHLIAHEGIFDKLLHTFYHVAIEKFIVNKTLHFSKNIASLTFFKRANYILYDLRYLLSLKPEVLNDDLRSGFLEGCRALMRVLNVMQGMESITRQTGQHMDYEPEWECAFNLHIKLATTISQVIEWASCDVKLLRKLYKMTVRALVSNSFIVGGEKTEARSVAGHVASCLMYDVSVKPVSIHLPLSRFYAGIYLHLGAHDMTYDSLQAETDALSIQLTPREIIEPVLCTHAMIAQVAAGMWRRNGYSLLHQLYFYRNVRCRVEMLDRDIVCLQIGASLMESNEFLIHVLNKFNLISWAHSNYETLLLENPVDDEFMRQLSMIDEFLELLIVIIGERWMPGVSMVTDEDRLRKEIIQLLCTKSYSHSELSRALPDGNSGNSDNIFEDVINTVAVFKKPVGAESKGVYELKEHLFDEFNVYFYHYTKEDKSKAEELQRERRKAKKELVCCPPPMLPQLTPAFTSMANILQCNVFLNTCTLIMERALDARSRSFTESHLQKILHLLGFAIQEELSENYPFLSFYERSQKYGILEKLDELARCPRLEAHRDFVLWTIKRYKELQAKQAPSEGGAGPSGLQQSSGEEQPLSSEEQARQEKEIRARLAAERRAKIMAQMQSAQKSFMKSNAEMFAATDKETREETAPTGAMDWEDISDEDEQGAVALKPNIACLGPERKFYQGSEANFKCILCFENCAISRSGPPLVSSAFVQTSRVIFTTPNMRASQSALHMSCCGHVMHHSCWQEYYSNEESKEQRRPHRNRAALSQANNVEFHCPYCRTLSNTVLPVTEALPAFSPLPAASDSYLPLDSFVEIMLTLAADLGAIKDEDMCQLPSVSSILRKSGVVADMAQFERSVQLIKDPPKLHSNYSDVMAFLNKALLNAMQGQQPHLKDGLDPDNIELVPMLWDTCSYTLQALEIYLFEVHKPLKAELPMRHQSCATNLVRACSRFSAANRTGDLPMPPSMRSQAEFAARMLDTIFNQKGTSVLEWDSFRVLVPFQFGVLNLMTADNAAQTIIPSGSMFDYYILQIMFLAHLTKAVLCFDVDKEQAKRAEETPNAKPAQEMPQANQSVSDYLEQLPDRIRDNIISFYRRYNIPARVLQKNMQKQLAEELKDENQQQEQTVVIPCELHHLVLLLEYVQRQMSSFLRCACLFYRCLTDVDFPDTFPTDQPDRFDLMCQYLGLDPQLGVYFDMETVYATMMHSFASHPDITREVEQRCQPEVRRSVMLEPCLRPLPRLKQLYDDYSDLINSVSDIFCPNNEREEMKTPTMCLICGSILCGQSYCCQPELGKLSVGACTHHAHACGAEVGIFLRIRDCQVVYLGRGKGCFVQPPYLDEYGETDQGLRRGNPLRLCQSAYSRIFLQWLGHGLHEEIARLNDNTNVAVTQWHHM; encoded by the exons ATGTTTAAGGAGGCGCTGGCCAAGGAGGAGATCATCGATGTCCTGGTGGAATTCATGTTGGGCGACAATCCCGCCTCCGCACTGGAGAAGCTCCGGCTGGAGGGCAACACGGCCACCGTTTGCGGCAAGGTCTTCAAGAACGGGGAGCCCACCTACAGCTGCCGCGAGTGCGGCGTCGATCCCACCTGCGTGCTCTGCGTCAACTGCTTCAAGCGCTCGGCGCATCGCTTCCACAAGTACAAGATGTCCACCTCCGGCGGCGGCGGTTGCTGTGACTGCGGCGACGACGAGGCCTGGAAAAAGGATCACTACTGTCAGCTGCATCTG GCAAATCGCAAAAACCCGCTGGAGAGCAAGATCCTGACCGACGCGGTGCTGGAACGAGCGGAAATCTGCTTTGGGGCGATCCTCGCCTTCTGCGTGAACTACTTGGAGATCGAGCCGAACGCCAGCCTGCAGTGCCTGGACGGGAACGTGGAGGGCGGCCAGGTGGATGGAGCGCAGTACTGCACGGTGCTCTACAACGACGAGTCGCACACGTTCGACCAGGTCATCCAGACGCTGACCAAGATCGCCAAGTGCAAGCAGAAGGACGCCATGGAGATCGTGGCGGCGATCGATCGCGAGGGTCGGGCGGTGGTCAAGTGCGATACCTTTAAG GAGTGCAACGACCTGAAGTCAGCCATTGAAAATCAGATGATCCCGGCGTCCGCCCTGCTGTCAAATTCGCGCAACAACCAGTCACTAAGGACGTCGGTGCTGCATATCGGGGCCGTGGCCTGCCAGCAGTTCGCTTTGCAGCTGCTCGGCTGGTTCCAAGAGTTCCTGGTGCGCCACTACCTCTTCCGGAAGACGTTCACCGAGCTGGTGCAACGCAAGCAGGAAGCCTTTTGCATCCGGCACATTCTCGAGTACGACGTGAAGCTGTGGAAGACGGCGCGCACCTGCTGGCACCGCCTCCTCATCTCCGGCATGCTGATGGAGTACGACAACAAGATGGTCCTGGCCCAGGAGTTCTCACGCCGCTACGCCACCATTGTGGAGGACTTCATCAGCGATGACCACGACCACGCCTTCTCGATAGTGTCCCTCAGCGTCCAGCTGTTCACGGTGCCCAGCATCGCTCATCACCTGATCGCACATGAGGGCATCTTTGACAAGCTGCTGCACACGTTCTACCACGTGGCCATCGAGAAGTTCATCGTGAACAAGACGCTGCACTTCAGCAAGAACATCGCCAGCCTGACCTTCTTCAAGCGGGCCAACTACATCCTCTACGATCTGCGGTATTTGCTCAGCCTTAAGCCGGAGGTGCTTAATGACGATCTTAGAAGTGGCTTTCTAGAAG GTTGCCGTGCTCTGATGCGCGTGCTAAACGTGATGCAGGGCATGGAGTCGATCACCAGGCAGACGGGTCAGCACATGGACTACGAGCCGGAGTGGGAGTGCGCCTTCAATCTGCACATCAAGCTGGCCACGACCATTTCCCAGGTCATCGAGTGGGCGTCCTGTGATGTGAAGCTGTTGCGCAAGCTCTACAAGATGACGGTGCGCGCACTAGTAAGCAACAGCTTTATTGTGGGCGGCGAGAAGACGGAGGCGCGGAGCGTGGCTGGCCACGTGGCCAGCTGCCTGATGTACGATGTATCGGTGAAACCGGTATCCATCCACCTGCCTCTGTCGCGTTTTTACGCCGGCATCTATCTGCATCTGGGTGCCCACGATATGACCTACGACAGCTTGCAGGCCGAAACGGATGCGCTGAGCATACAGCTGACACCCAGGGAAATCATCGAACCGGTCCTATGCACCCATGCTATGATCGCCCAAGTGGCCGCGGGTATGTGGCGCCGCAATGGCTACTCCCTGCTGCACCAGCTCTACTTCTACCGGAACGTCCGTTGCCGCGTGGAGATGCTGGACAGGGACATAGTCTGCCTGCAGATTGGAGCATCGCTGATGGAGAGCAATGAGTTCCTCATCCATGTGTTGAATAAGTTCAATCTAATTTCCTGGGCGCATTCAAATTACGAGACTTTGCTGTTGGAGAATCCTGTGGACGATGAGTTCATGCGTCAGCTGTCGATGATTGACGAGTTCCTGGAACTACTGATCGTGATCATCGGAGAGCGCTGGATGCCGGGCGTTTCGATGGTGACGGATGAGGATCGTCTGCGCAAGGAGATCATTCAGCTGTTATGCACCAAGTCTTACTCGCATTCAGAGCTGAGTCGCGCCTTGCCGGACGGTAATAGCGGGAATAGCGACAACATCTTTGAGGACGTCATCAACACGGTGGCTGTGTTTAAAAAGCCCGTGGGCGCCGAAAGCAAGGGGGTGTACGAGCTGAAGGAGCATTTGTTTGACGAATTCAACGTCTACTTCTATCACTACACCAAGGAGGACAAGTCCAAGGCCGAGGAACTGCAGCGGGAGCGGCGCAAGGCCAAGAAGGAGCTCGTCTGCTGTCCACCGCCGATGCTGCCACAGCTAACACCAGCCTTTAC ATCAATGGCCAACATTCTGCAGTGCAACGTGTTCCTCAACACGTGCACCTTGATTATGGAAAGGGCATTGGATGCCCGCAGTCGCTCCTTCACCGAATCACATCTTCAGAAG ATCCTCCACCTGCTGGGTTTCGCCATTCAGGAGGAGTTAAGCGAGAACTATCCCTTCTTGAGCTTCTACGAGCGTTCCCAGAAGTACGGTATCCTGGAGAAGTTAGATGAACTCGCCCGCTGTCCCAGG TTGGAGGCTCATCGCGACTTTGTGCTGTGGACCATCAAGCGGTACAAGGAGCTGCAGGCTAAGCAGGCGCCCAGTGAAGGCGGAGCAGGACCCAGTGGCTTGCAGCAGAGCTCCGGGGAGGAACAGCCCCTGAGTTCCGAGGAGCAGGCGCGCCAGGAGAAGGAGATACGCGCCCGTTTGGCGGCCGAACGCCGGGCCAAGATCATGGCACAAATGCAGAGTGCCCAGAAGTCGTTCATGAAGAGCAACGCAGAGATGTTTGCGGCCACCGACAAGGAGACGCGAGAGGAGACGGCACCCACGGGTGCCATGGACTGGGAGGATATATCGGACGAGGACGAGCAGGGGGCAGTGGCCCTCAAGCCAAACATTGCATGTTTGGGACCCGAGCGCAAGTTCTACCAGGGCAGCGAGGCGAACTTTAAGTGCATCCTGTGCTTCGAAAACTGTGCCATCAGCCGGAGCGGTCCGCCATTGGTCAGCTCTGCCTTCGTCCAGACCTCACGGGTGATCTTCACCACGCCCAATATGCGTGCCAGTCAGAGCGCCCTGCACATGAGTTGCTGCGGCCATGTGATGCACCACAGCTGCTGGCAGGAGTACTACAGCAACGAGGAGTCCAAAGAGCAGCGTCGCCCGCACCGCAATCGCGCGGCCCTAAGCCAGGCGAACAACGTGGAGTTCCACTGTCCGTATTGCCGGACCCTGAGCAACACCGTGCTGCCGGTGACCGAAGCGTTGCCCGCTTTTTCGCCGCTTCCTGCGGCATCCGATAGCTATCTGCCGTTGGACAGCTTTGTGGAGATCATGCTCACACTGGCCGCCGATCTGGGCGCCATAAAGGACGAGGATATGTGCCAGCTTCCGAGTGTGTCCAGCATCCTGCGCAAGTCCGGTGTGGTCGCGGATATGGCGCAGTTCGAGCGGAGCGTTCAGCTGATCAAGGATCCTCCCAAGCTGCATTCCAACTACAGCGATGTGATGGCGTTCTTAAACAAGGCCCTACTGAACGCCATGCAGGGTCAGCAGCCACATCTGAAGGATGGCCTGGATCCCGATAACATTGAGCTGGTGCCCATGCTGTGGGACACATGCAGCTACACGCTGCAGGCGCTGGAGATCTATCTGTTCGAGGTCCATAAGCCGCTGAAGGCCGAGCTACCTATGCGGCACCAGAGCTGTGCCACCAATTTGGTGAGAGCGTGCTCGCGCTTTTCGGCTGCGAATAGGACGGGCGATCTTCCGATGCCGCCGTCGATGCGATCCCAGGCGGAGTTCGCCGCCCGTATGCTGGACACCATCTTTAATCAGAAGGGAACCAGTGTACTCGAGTGGGACTCCTTCCGCGTGCTAGTGCCGTTCCAGTTCGGTGTGCTCAATCTGATGACCGCCGATAATG CCGCTCAAACCATCATACCTAGCGGCAGCATGTTTGACTATTACATCCTGCAGATTATGTTCCTGGCCCACCTGACCAAGGCGGTCCTCTGCTTTGATGTGGATAAGGAGCAGGCCAAACGAGCAGAAGAAACGCCCAATGCCAAACCAGCCCAAGAAATGCCCCAGGCCAATCAATCGGTATCCGACTACTTGGAACAATTGCCGGACAGGATTCGGGACAATATAATATCCTTCTATCGCCGCTACAACATCCCCGCCAGAGTGTTACAGAAGAACATGCAGAAGCAGCTGGCGGAGGAGCTCAAGGATGAGAATCAGCAGCAAGAGCAGACAGTGGTGATACCATGCGAACTGCATCATTTGGTCCTTCTCCTCGAGTACGTGCAGCGTCAGATGAGCTCGTTCCTGCGCTGCGCCTGCCTGTTCTATCGCTGTCTCACCGACGTGGATTTCCCGGACACGTTTCCAACAGATCAGCCGGATCGCTTTGACTTGATGTGCCAGTACTTGGGCCTAGACCCTCAGCTGGGCGTGTACTTTGACATGGAGACGGTCTACGCCACGATGATGCACTCGTTCGCCTCGCATCCGGACATTACCCGTGAGGTGGAGCAGCGCTGCCAGCCGGAGGTTCGTCGGTCCGTGATGTTAGAGCCCTGTCTGCGCCCGCTGCCGCGTTTGAAGCAGCTGTACGATGACTACAGCGATCTGATCAACAGTGTGTCGGACATATTCTGTCCGAACAACGAGCGCGAGGAGATGAAGACGCCGACAATGTGTCTGATCTGCGGGTCGATCCTGTGCGGTCAGTCGTACTGCTGCCAGCCGGAGCTGGGCAAGTTGTCTGTGGGTGCGTGCACCCATCACGCTCACGCCTGTGGCGCCGAGGTTGGGATCTTCTTACGCATCCGCGACTGCCAGGTGGTCTACCTGGGCCGGGGCAAGGGATGCTTCGTCCAGCCACCGTACCTGGACGAGTACGGCGAGACGGATCAGGGCCTGAGACGGGGAAACCCGTTGCGGCTTTGCCAGTCGGCCTACAGCAGGATCTTCCTGCAATGGCTGGGCCATGGGCTGCACGAGGAGATCGCCCGGTTAAACGACAACACCAATGTGGCGGTGACGCAGTGGCATCACATGTAG
- the LOC119557147 gene encoding E3 ubiquitin-protein ligase UBR1 isoform X1: MDRYDMEDVVVAPPAECSSPLKEWRLKRQAGTLARSDFIEFFKRESPKYFDYQTGGTETDTNALTLKCMFKEALAKEEIIDVLVEFMLGDNPASALEKLRLEGNTATVCGKVFKNGEPTYSCRECGVDPTCVLCVNCFKRSAHRFHKYKMSTSGGGGCCDCGDDEAWKKDHYCQLHLANRKNPLESKILTDAVLERAEICFGAILAFCVNYLEIEPNASLQCLDGNVEGGQVDGAQYCTVLYNDESHTFDQVIQTLTKIAKCKQKDAMEIVAAIDREGRAVVKCDTFKECNDLKSAIENQMIPASALLSNSRNNQSLRTSVLHIGAVACQQFALQLLGWFQEFLVRHYLFRKTFTELVQRKQEAFCIRHILEYDVKLWKTARTCWHRLLISGMLMEYDNKMVLAQEFSRRYATIVEDFISDDHDHAFSIVSLSVQLFTVPSIAHHLIAHEGIFDKLLHTFYHVAIEKFIVNKTLHFSKNIASLTFFKRANYILYDLRYLLSLKPEVLNDDLRSGFLEGCRALMRVLNVMQGMESITRQTGQHMDYEPEWECAFNLHIKLATTISQVIEWASCDVKLLRKLYKMTVRALVSNSFIVGGEKTEARSVAGHVASCLMYDVSVKPVSIHLPLSRFYAGIYLHLGAHDMTYDSLQAETDALSIQLTPREIIEPVLCTHAMIAQVAAGMWRRNGYSLLHQLYFYRNVRCRVEMLDRDIVCLQIGASLMESNEFLIHVLNKFNLISWAHSNYETLLLENPVDDEFMRQLSMIDEFLELLIVIIGERWMPGVSMVTDEDRLRKEIIQLLCTKSYSHSELSRALPDGNSGNSDNIFEDVINTVAVFKKPVGAESKGVYELKEHLFDEFNVYFYHYTKEDKSKAEELQRERRKAKKELVCCPPPMLPQLTPAFTSMANILQCNVFLNTCTLIMERALDARSRSFTESHLQKILHLLGFAIQEELSENYPFLSFYERSQKYGILEKLDELARCPRLEAHRDFVLWTIKRYKELQAKQAPSEGGAGPSGLQQSSGEEQPLSSEEQARQEKEIRARLAAERRAKIMAQMQSAQKSFMKSNAEMFAATDKETREETAPTGAMDWEDISDEDEQGAVALKPNIACLGPERKFYQGSEANFKCILCFENCAISRSGPPLVSSAFVQTSRVIFTTPNMRASQSALHMSCCGHVMHHSCWQEYYSNEESKEQRRPHRNRAALSQANNVEFHCPYCRTLSNTVLPVTEALPAFSPLPAASDSYLPLDSFVEIMLTLAADLGAIKDEDMCQLPSVSSILRKSGVVADMAQFERSVQLIKDPPKLHSNYSDVMAFLNKALLNAMQGQQPHLKDGLDPDNIELVPMLWDTCSYTLQALEIYLFEVHKPLKAELPMRHQSCATNLVRACSRFSAANRTGDLPMPPSMRSQAEFAARMLDTIFNQKGTSVLEWDSFRVLVPFQFGVLNLMTADNAAQTIIPSGSMFDYYILQIMFLAHLTKAVLCFDVDKEQAKRAEETPNAKPAQEMPQANQSVSDYLEQLPDRIRDNIISFYRRYNIPARVLQKNMQKQLAEELKDENQQQEQTVVIPCELHHLVLLLEYVQRQMSSFLRCACLFYRCLTDVDFPDTFPTDQPDRFDLMCQYLGLDPQLGVYFDMETVYATMMHSFASHPDITREVEQRCQPEVRRSVMLEPCLRPLPRLKQLYDDYSDLINSVSDIFCPNNEREEMKTPTMCLICGSILCGQSYCCQPELGKLSVGACTHHAHACGAEVGIFLRIRDCQVVYLGRGKGCFVQPPYLDEYGETDQGLRRGNPLRLCQSAYSRIFLQWLGHGLHEEIARLNDNTNVAVTQWHHM; this comes from the exons ATGGATCGCTACGACATGGAGGACGTCGTGGTGGCGCCCCCTGCCGAGTGCAGTTCGCCGCTCAAGGAGTGGCGCCTCAAGCGCCAGGCGGGCACACTAGCCCGCTCCGACTTCATCGAGTTCTTCAAGCGCGAGTCGCCCAAGTATTTTGATTACCAGACCGGCGGTACGGAGACAG ATACCAATGCGCTAACTC TCAAGTGCATGTTTAAGGAGGCGCTGGCCAAGGAGGAGATCATCGATGTCCTGGTGGAATTCATGTTGGGCGACAATCCCGCCTCCGCACTGGAGAAGCTCCGGCTGGAGGGCAACACGGCCACCGTTTGCGGCAAGGTCTTCAAGAACGGGGAGCCCACCTACAGCTGCCGCGAGTGCGGCGTCGATCCCACCTGCGTGCTCTGCGTCAACTGCTTCAAGCGCTCGGCGCATCGCTTCCACAAGTACAAGATGTCCACCTCCGGCGGCGGCGGTTGCTGTGACTGCGGCGACGACGAGGCCTGGAAAAAGGATCACTACTGTCAGCTGCATCTG GCAAATCGCAAAAACCCGCTGGAGAGCAAGATCCTGACCGACGCGGTGCTGGAACGAGCGGAAATCTGCTTTGGGGCGATCCTCGCCTTCTGCGTGAACTACTTGGAGATCGAGCCGAACGCCAGCCTGCAGTGCCTGGACGGGAACGTGGAGGGCGGCCAGGTGGATGGAGCGCAGTACTGCACGGTGCTCTACAACGACGAGTCGCACACGTTCGACCAGGTCATCCAGACGCTGACCAAGATCGCCAAGTGCAAGCAGAAGGACGCCATGGAGATCGTGGCGGCGATCGATCGCGAGGGTCGGGCGGTGGTCAAGTGCGATACCTTTAAG GAGTGCAACGACCTGAAGTCAGCCATTGAAAATCAGATGATCCCGGCGTCCGCCCTGCTGTCAAATTCGCGCAACAACCAGTCACTAAGGACGTCGGTGCTGCATATCGGGGCCGTGGCCTGCCAGCAGTTCGCTTTGCAGCTGCTCGGCTGGTTCCAAGAGTTCCTGGTGCGCCACTACCTCTTCCGGAAGACGTTCACCGAGCTGGTGCAACGCAAGCAGGAAGCCTTTTGCATCCGGCACATTCTCGAGTACGACGTGAAGCTGTGGAAGACGGCGCGCACCTGCTGGCACCGCCTCCTCATCTCCGGCATGCTGATGGAGTACGACAACAAGATGGTCCTGGCCCAGGAGTTCTCACGCCGCTACGCCACCATTGTGGAGGACTTCATCAGCGATGACCACGACCACGCCTTCTCGATAGTGTCCCTCAGCGTCCAGCTGTTCACGGTGCCCAGCATCGCTCATCACCTGATCGCACATGAGGGCATCTTTGACAAGCTGCTGCACACGTTCTACCACGTGGCCATCGAGAAGTTCATCGTGAACAAGACGCTGCACTTCAGCAAGAACATCGCCAGCCTGACCTTCTTCAAGCGGGCCAACTACATCCTCTACGATCTGCGGTATTTGCTCAGCCTTAAGCCGGAGGTGCTTAATGACGATCTTAGAAGTGGCTTTCTAGAAG GTTGCCGTGCTCTGATGCGCGTGCTAAACGTGATGCAGGGCATGGAGTCGATCACCAGGCAGACGGGTCAGCACATGGACTACGAGCCGGAGTGGGAGTGCGCCTTCAATCTGCACATCAAGCTGGCCACGACCATTTCCCAGGTCATCGAGTGGGCGTCCTGTGATGTGAAGCTGTTGCGCAAGCTCTACAAGATGACGGTGCGCGCACTAGTAAGCAACAGCTTTATTGTGGGCGGCGAGAAGACGGAGGCGCGGAGCGTGGCTGGCCACGTGGCCAGCTGCCTGATGTACGATGTATCGGTGAAACCGGTATCCATCCACCTGCCTCTGTCGCGTTTTTACGCCGGCATCTATCTGCATCTGGGTGCCCACGATATGACCTACGACAGCTTGCAGGCCGAAACGGATGCGCTGAGCATACAGCTGACACCCAGGGAAATCATCGAACCGGTCCTATGCACCCATGCTATGATCGCCCAAGTGGCCGCGGGTATGTGGCGCCGCAATGGCTACTCCCTGCTGCACCAGCTCTACTTCTACCGGAACGTCCGTTGCCGCGTGGAGATGCTGGACAGGGACATAGTCTGCCTGCAGATTGGAGCATCGCTGATGGAGAGCAATGAGTTCCTCATCCATGTGTTGAATAAGTTCAATCTAATTTCCTGGGCGCATTCAAATTACGAGACTTTGCTGTTGGAGAATCCTGTGGACGATGAGTTCATGCGTCAGCTGTCGATGATTGACGAGTTCCTGGAACTACTGATCGTGATCATCGGAGAGCGCTGGATGCCGGGCGTTTCGATGGTGACGGATGAGGATCGTCTGCGCAAGGAGATCATTCAGCTGTTATGCACCAAGTCTTACTCGCATTCAGAGCTGAGTCGCGCCTTGCCGGACGGTAATAGCGGGAATAGCGACAACATCTTTGAGGACGTCATCAACACGGTGGCTGTGTTTAAAAAGCCCGTGGGCGCCGAAAGCAAGGGGGTGTACGAGCTGAAGGAGCATTTGTTTGACGAATTCAACGTCTACTTCTATCACTACACCAAGGAGGACAAGTCCAAGGCCGAGGAACTGCAGCGGGAGCGGCGCAAGGCCAAGAAGGAGCTCGTCTGCTGTCCACCGCCGATGCTGCCACAGCTAACACCAGCCTTTAC ATCAATGGCCAACATTCTGCAGTGCAACGTGTTCCTCAACACGTGCACCTTGATTATGGAAAGGGCATTGGATGCCCGCAGTCGCTCCTTCACCGAATCACATCTTCAGAAG ATCCTCCACCTGCTGGGTTTCGCCATTCAGGAGGAGTTAAGCGAGAACTATCCCTTCTTGAGCTTCTACGAGCGTTCCCAGAAGTACGGTATCCTGGAGAAGTTAGATGAACTCGCCCGCTGTCCCAGG TTGGAGGCTCATCGCGACTTTGTGCTGTGGACCATCAAGCGGTACAAGGAGCTGCAGGCTAAGCAGGCGCCCAGTGAAGGCGGAGCAGGACCCAGTGGCTTGCAGCAGAGCTCCGGGGAGGAACAGCCCCTGAGTTCCGAGGAGCAGGCGCGCCAGGAGAAGGAGATACGCGCCCGTTTGGCGGCCGAACGCCGGGCCAAGATCATGGCACAAATGCAGAGTGCCCAGAAGTCGTTCATGAAGAGCAACGCAGAGATGTTTGCGGCCACCGACAAGGAGACGCGAGAGGAGACGGCACCCACGGGTGCCATGGACTGGGAGGATATATCGGACGAGGACGAGCAGGGGGCAGTGGCCCTCAAGCCAAACATTGCATGTTTGGGACCCGAGCGCAAGTTCTACCAGGGCAGCGAGGCGAACTTTAAGTGCATCCTGTGCTTCGAAAACTGTGCCATCAGCCGGAGCGGTCCGCCATTGGTCAGCTCTGCCTTCGTCCAGACCTCACGGGTGATCTTCACCACGCCCAATATGCGTGCCAGTCAGAGCGCCCTGCACATGAGTTGCTGCGGCCATGTGATGCACCACAGCTGCTGGCAGGAGTACTACAGCAACGAGGAGTCCAAAGAGCAGCGTCGCCCGCACCGCAATCGCGCGGCCCTAAGCCAGGCGAACAACGTGGAGTTCCACTGTCCGTATTGCCGGACCCTGAGCAACACCGTGCTGCCGGTGACCGAAGCGTTGCCCGCTTTTTCGCCGCTTCCTGCGGCATCCGATAGCTATCTGCCGTTGGACAGCTTTGTGGAGATCATGCTCACACTGGCCGCCGATCTGGGCGCCATAAAGGACGAGGATATGTGCCAGCTTCCGAGTGTGTCCAGCATCCTGCGCAAGTCCGGTGTGGTCGCGGATATGGCGCAGTTCGAGCGGAGCGTTCAGCTGATCAAGGATCCTCCCAAGCTGCATTCCAACTACAGCGATGTGATGGCGTTCTTAAACAAGGCCCTACTGAACGCCATGCAGGGTCAGCAGCCACATCTGAAGGATGGCCTGGATCCCGATAACATTGAGCTGGTGCCCATGCTGTGGGACACATGCAGCTACACGCTGCAGGCGCTGGAGATCTATCTGTTCGAGGTCCATAAGCCGCTGAAGGCCGAGCTACCTATGCGGCACCAGAGCTGTGCCACCAATTTGGTGAGAGCGTGCTCGCGCTTTTCGGCTGCGAATAGGACGGGCGATCTTCCGATGCCGCCGTCGATGCGATCCCAGGCGGAGTTCGCCGCCCGTATGCTGGACACCATCTTTAATCAGAAGGGAACCAGTGTACTCGAGTGGGACTCCTTCCGCGTGCTAGTGCCGTTCCAGTTCGGTGTGCTCAATCTGATGACCGCCGATAATG CCGCTCAAACCATCATACCTAGCGGCAGCATGTTTGACTATTACATCCTGCAGATTATGTTCCTGGCCCACCTGACCAAGGCGGTCCTCTGCTTTGATGTGGATAAGGAGCAGGCCAAACGAGCAGAAGAAACGCCCAATGCCAAACCAGCCCAAGAAATGCCCCAGGCCAATCAATCGGTATCCGACTACTTGGAACAATTGCCGGACAGGATTCGGGACAATATAATATCCTTCTATCGCCGCTACAACATCCCCGCCAGAGTGTTACAGAAGAACATGCAGAAGCAGCTGGCGGAGGAGCTCAAGGATGAGAATCAGCAGCAAGAGCAGACAGTGGTGATACCATGCGAACTGCATCATTTGGTCCTTCTCCTCGAGTACGTGCAGCGTCAGATGAGCTCGTTCCTGCGCTGCGCCTGCCTGTTCTATCGCTGTCTCACCGACGTGGATTTCCCGGACACGTTTCCAACAGATCAGCCGGATCGCTTTGACTTGATGTGCCAGTACTTGGGCCTAGACCCTCAGCTGGGCGTGTACTTTGACATGGAGACGGTCTACGCCACGATGATGCACTCGTTCGCCTCGCATCCGGACATTACCCGTGAGGTGGAGCAGCGCTGCCAGCCGGAGGTTCGTCGGTCCGTGATGTTAGAGCCCTGTCTGCGCCCGCTGCCGCGTTTGAAGCAGCTGTACGATGACTACAGCGATCTGATCAACAGTGTGTCGGACATATTCTGTCCGAACAACGAGCGCGAGGAGATGAAGACGCCGACAATGTGTCTGATCTGCGGGTCGATCCTGTGCGGTCAGTCGTACTGCTGCCAGCCGGAGCTGGGCAAGTTGTCTGTGGGTGCGTGCACCCATCACGCTCACGCCTGTGGCGCCGAGGTTGGGATCTTCTTACGCATCCGCGACTGCCAGGTGGTCTACCTGGGCCGGGGCAAGGGATGCTTCGTCCAGCCACCGTACCTGGACGAGTACGGCGAGACGGATCAGGGCCTGAGACGGGGAAACCCGTTGCGGCTTTGCCAGTCGGCCTACAGCAGGATCTTCCTGCAATGGCTGGGCCATGGGCTGCACGAGGAGATCGCCCGGTTAAACGACAACACCAATGTGGCGGTGACGCAGTGGCATCACATGTAG